One region of Glycine max cultivar Williams 82 chromosome 9, Glycine_max_v4.0, whole genome shotgun sequence genomic DNA includes:
- the LOC100810849 gene encoding ATP-dependent DNA helicase pif1, whose product MDRPEYVWQQTWQWMADDITFDHRKQDEQKTIVDTIIRIVNTQSAVVYFLYGYGGTGKTFVWTTLSSAIRSNGRIVCTVASSGIASLLLPGGRTAHSKFAIPVPATQNSTCNIHQGSELAELLKVTKLIVWDEAPMCHRFAFEALDKSLKDIMPNNLPFGGKIVVFGGDFRQILPIVPKGNRSDIVHATINASYIWDHFQILKLTKNMRLLSSAPEQPDNQELKQFSEWLLDIGDGKIGQDNDGFS is encoded by the exons ATGGACAGACCAGAATATGTTTGGCAACAGACATGGCAATGGATGGCAGATGATATCACATTCGATCATAGAAAACAAg ATGAGCAAAAAACTATTGTCGATACCATTATCCGTATAGTTAACACTCAATCAGCTGTAGTTTACTTCCTCTATGGATATGGTGGAACTGGCAAAACATTTGTTTGGACAACCTTATCATCTGCTATACGCTCCAATGGTAGAATTGTTTGTACAGTTGCTTCAAGTGGAATTGCTTCATTACTATTGCCTGGTGGTCGGACAGCGCATTCCAAATTTGCTATACCAGTCCCTGCAACACAAAATTCGACATGCAATATTCATCAAGGCAGTGAGTTAGCTGAATTATTAAAGGTTACAAAACTAATAGTCTGGGATGAAGCTCCAATGTGTCACAGATTTGCATTTGAGGCACTAGATAAAAGCCTTAAAGACATCATGCCGAACAATCTGCCTTTTGGAGGAAAAATTGTAGTTTTTGGTGGAGATTTCCGACAGATCTTGCCTATTGTTCCAAAAGGTAATCGCTCAGACATTGTTCATGCAACTATAAATGCATCATACATTTGGGACCATTTCCAAATTCTTAAACTCACAAAAAACATGAGATTGTTATCAAGTGCTCCCGAACAGCCCGACAATCAAGAGCTCAAACAATTTTCAGAATGGCTACTTGACATAGGAGATGGAAAAATTGGACAAGATAATGACGGATTTTCATAA